The Chloroflexota bacterium DNA segment GTTGGGTCGTGGGTGATGGGTCGTGGGCCATGGGTCGTGGGTCATGGGGAAGGGTTGCCCTCGACCCTCGACCCTCGACCCTCGACCCTCGACCCTCGACCCAGCGTCAGCCTTTCAGCCCCGTCGTCACCACGCCCTGGATGATCAGCCGCTGCGCCACGAAGAACACCAGGATCATCGGCAGGACGTACAAGACCACGCCGGCCATCGTGATCGTGATCAGCGGCTGGTTGTACGGGTCAACGTACGCCGTCTGGAGCTTCACGGCCAGCGTGGTGATCTGGTCGTGGAGGAACAGCTTCGGGAAGAGCCAGTCGCCCCAGACCCAGGTGAACGCGAAGATGGCGGATGCGGCGACGGCCGGCAGCGAGTTCGGCAGGTAGATCTGCCAGAACAGACGGAACCTGCCGCAGCCGTCCACCTCGGCCGCGTCATCCAGGTCTCGCGGGATGCTGGCGAAGAACTGGCGGAAGAGGAAGATATGGAACGGGCTTCCGGAGATGCCCCACAGCACCCACGGCCAGTAGCTGTTCAGCAATCCCAGCTTCGAGAACACGATGTACTGCGGGACGACGGTCACCAGCCACGGGACCATCATCATGCCCATGACCAGCCCGAACAGGAAGCTCCGGCCGGGCGCGCCTGGATGCCGCGCAAAGCCGAAGCCGGCCGCTGCACTGGAGAACACCACCAGCGCCGTGTACATCGTGGAGAGGATGACCGAGTTCATGAAATACCGCAGGTACGGGAACATGGTCACCGCGAAGTAGTAGTTGTAGATCTCGGCCGTCGAGGGCAGGATCTGGATCGGGTAGGAGACCCACTCGGACTCCTTCTTGAAGGAGATCAGCACCAGCCAGACGGTGGGCAGCGAGAAGAGGATCGCCAGCCCGACGACGGCGGCAAGCGTCCAGGCGCCGTCGAGGCGGGCGGCCAGCGGCCTGGAGGCTGCCAGGCGGCCGGCCGACGAGCCAGGCGGGGCGGCCGCCGAGCGGTCGACTATCGCCATGATGCTGACCTCGATACTGATCTCGATACTGACCTCGCAGGGAGTGACGGGCTCATCGTGACCCTCCGTCCTGGTCGACCTCGTAGTACACCCAGTACTTCGACGTCTTGAAGACGGCGTAGGTGAGCGCCACGATGACCACCAGGAACATCCAGATCAGTGCCAGCCCGTACCCGTACCGCTGCTGCGCAAACACCTGCTGGTAGGCGTGCACCAGAAACAGATAGTTGTCGCGGACCGGAATCGAGGCGAGCTGATCGCCCGCCAGCAGCATCGGCGCGACGAGCGTCTGGAGCGAGCGGATCATAGTCAGGACCAGCTCGAAGAAGATGACCGGCGTGAGCAGTGGGATGATGACGGCCCGGTACAGCTGCGGGGTGGTCGCGCCGTCGATGCGCGCGGCGTCCTTCAGTTCGTTGGGGACGCCCTGGAGGCCGGCCAGGAAGATGACCATGCCACCGCCGATACCCGTCCAGACGGTCAGTGCGGTGAGCACCTGTGTCGGGAAGTCCACCGTCCAGCGAATCGCGGTGTCTGGCCAGAACCAGGAGAGAATGCCGTTGACCAGGCCGTAGTTCTGATCGACGAAGATGCGCCAGATCCAGACCACGGCCACAATCGGCACGATGTGCGGCAGGTAAAAGAGGGTGCGGAAGACCCCACGCGCCGGGATCGCGCCGTTCAGCAGGATGGCCAGGAACAGCGCCAGCCCGATGCTGAGCGGGACGTTCATGACCGAGAACACGAATGTCCGCCAGAGCGAATGCAGGACGTCTGGATCGTCGAAGGCACGCAGGTAGTTGTCGAACCCGCGGAAGCGCAGGCTGTCCAGGTTGTAGCCGTCGTAGTTGGTGAGCGAGGCGGCGAACCCGAGCGCGAGCGGTACGACACTCAGCGCCAGGAAGCCCAGCAGCCACGGCGAGATAAAGAGGTAGAACGAGACGGTCTCACGCCAGGCCCGCCCCTGGAAGCGCCGCCTCGGTGTTGCGCGGGGCACACTGGTCGCTGCGAAAGTCATAGGTCTCACCCGTCACTCGTAGGCAGAGGGCAGTAGGCGGCAGGCGATGGGCGATGGGCGATGGGCAGCGATCAGAACAGGCTGCGCCT contains these protein-coding regions:
- a CDS encoding carbohydrate ABC transporter permease; the encoded protein is MAIVDRSAAAPPGSSAGRLAASRPLAARLDGAWTLAAVVGLAILFSLPTVWLVLISFKKESEWVSYPIQILPSTAEIYNYYFAVTMFPYLRYFMNSVILSTMYTALVVFSSAAAGFGFARHPGAPGRSFLFGLVMGMMMVPWLVTVVPQYIVFSKLGLLNSYWPWVLWGISGSPFHIFLFRQFFASIPRDLDDAAEVDGCGRFRLFWQIYLPNSLPAVAASAIFAFTWVWGDWLFPKLFLHDQITTLAVKLQTAYVDPYNQPLITITMAGVVLYVLPMILVFFVAQRLIIQGVVTTGLKG
- a CDS encoding sugar ABC transporter permease; the encoded protein is MTFAATSVPRATPRRRFQGRAWRETVSFYLFISPWLLGFLALSVVPLALGFAASLTNYDGYNLDSLRFRGFDNYLRAFDDPDVLHSLWRTFVFSVMNVPLSIGLALFLAILLNGAIPARGVFRTLFYLPHIVPIVAVVWIWRIFVDQNYGLVNGILSWFWPDTAIRWTVDFPTQVLTALTVWTGIGGGMVIFLAGLQGVPNELKDAARIDGATTPQLYRAVIIPLLTPVIFFELVLTMIRSLQTLVAPMLLAGDQLASIPVRDNYLFLVHAYQQVFAQQRYGYGLALIWMFLVVIVALTYAVFKTSKYWVYYEVDQDGGSR